AAAACTCATAAGGATAAGGCTCACAGAGGAGGTCAAACACATGCCTATAGTGGTTAGACCTGAGGATATAAAACTGCCAAAGAGGAAGTTGAAAAAGGATATTCTGTATAGGCTTGGACTTGAGGAAGGGTTTATAAAAGCGTTGCAAGATACAGTGTTGACCCTTATAAAGAGTAGGCTTGGACGAATTCCTGAAGGTGTGGAAGTAAAAGTGAAAAGCATAAGAGACAAGGAATATTTAAATGCTCTGATAGAGAAGTTAATAAACTCTGGAGATGTCTTGGAGCTTCTGAAGGAAGAGAGACTTTTGAGTTGAGTTGTAATTGACAGAAAAGCACTATAAACAGACCATCTGATAATTCCCAGAGACGGCTGGAAAGTCCATCTCTGTCTTTTTATAAAACACCTTCAAATAGAGCCAGTGCTTAAGCTAAAAGAGGTAAAGGACAAAATTCCATCCATGGCTTATCTCTACGGAAAGGACTTTACCTTTTGTCCTCAATGTGGCAAAGTTTACTGGAAGGGTTCACATCATCCAAAATTAAAAAGAGCCTTAAGAACTATTCTTGCTTCCTGTTAGATACTCTTCCACTTTCTTTGCTACCTCATCACTTGACCTTATGCAATCCGCAACAGATACACCGTGCAGATAGTTTCCAGTTAAGAACAGCCCTGGGTTTTCTTTCTCTAAGGTCTTTGCCAACTCAAGGTATTTTCCATAGCCGAGTGTGTATTGGGGTATGGCTTTTTTCCACCTTGTAATGTTTAGAAATTCCACATGCTCTACGCCAAGGATTTCTTTCAGCTCCCTTAGTGCTATATCCAATATCTCTTGGTCTTCGTAGTCTATTATCTCTGGGTCTGTAGCTCCACCCATGTAAATGGTTAAAAGCTCTTTGCCTTCTGGAGACCTGCCTTTGAATATCTGAGAGGAGAACAAAACTCCGAGAATTCTCTTGCCTTCTACCCTTGGCACAAGAAAGCCAAAGCCAGGAGGGATTGAACCAGACCTTACGCTCACGTGTAAGACTATTACCGGTGCGTAATATATATTGTCAAACTCCTCTGATGCACTCCATGATATATCTCTTAGTAGGTAGCCTGCGGAGGTAGCAGGAGCGGAGACCACTACAGCCTTTGCTTCATACTTACCCTTTTTAGCATCAAGCACAAAGTAGTTATCCTTTCTTCTTATTTTGAGAACCACGTTTTCCGTATCCACCTTTAGTTCAGAGGAAAGTCTGTCTATTAATGTGTGGTTTCCACCCTCAAAGGAGATAAGCCTACCACCAGGACCCAAAGCCTTTAGCTTTATAGCTCCTTTTATAAGGCTTCCAAATTTTTGCTCAAGCTCATAGACCCTTCTGACTGCGTATTTTACAGAGAGCCTTTCTGGGTCTCCTGCATAAACACCAGACACGAAGGGGGCAACTATATAGTCAAGAAACTCTTTCCCAAGCCTTCTACGGACAAATTCCCCTATGCTTTCCTCTGTCTTTACTGAAGGTGGAACAAAGGGTTCTCTCAAAACCCTTAGCTTGGCACCAAAGGACAAAAGGGGAGACTTGAAAAAACTAACGGGAGACATGGGAAGGGGTATTAGTTTGCCTTTTTTGTAAACATACCTTATTTTGGAGCTCTCCTCCGCATATTGGGGACTTATGCCTGCTTTCCTTAAAAACTCCTCTACTTTTGCATCCGCCAATACTGTTTGAGGACCAAGCTCAAGTATGTATCCATTTTTTCTTACAGTCTGTATGTTGCCACCGGGTAGCTCTTCCTTTTCAAAGACATGAACACTAAAGCCTTTGCTTTTAAGATGAAAGGCTACAGAAAGACCCGATATGCCTGCACCAACTACCGCAACATCTATCATGTTTTGTAGGGCACTCCCTTAAGGGGAGAGGAAGGCACTGCGTAGGTTCTCTTTGGCATTCTACCCGCAAGGTATGAGAGCCTTCCTGCAATAACCGCATACTTCATAGCTACCGCCATCTTTATGGGGTCTTTTGCTTCTGCGAGGGCTGTATTGGTAAGAATTGCGTCCACACCAAGCTCCATCACCGGTGGAATGTCTGCAGCACTACCGATACCCGCATCCACTATAACAGGCACGGAAACCGCTTCCTTTATGAAGATAAGGTTATAAGGATTTTGCAAGCCAAGACCCGAACCAATAGGTGCTGCAAGGGGCATTACCGCCGCACAGCCTACATCCTCAAACTTCTTGGCATACACAGGGTCATCAAAGATATAGGGCAGAACCACAAAGCCTTCCTTTACGAGGAACTTCGCCGCCTTTAGGGTCTCTTCCATATCTGGTAGGAGGGTCTTTTGGTCGCCTATTACCTCCAGCTTTATCCAGTTTATGCCAGTTGCTTCCCTCGCCAGCATGGCGGTTTTTATGGCTTCTTCCGCAGTGTAGCATCCAGCGGTGTTTGGCAATATCTGGTATTTCTGTGGGTCTATGTAATCAAGGAGGTTTTCCTTACTACGGTCGGTTATGTTGACCCTACGGACCGCTACGGTGATAATCTCCGCACCAGACGCTTCAAGAACTTCCTTGTTTTCTTGAAAGCTCTTAAACTTTCCAGAGCCTATGATAAGCCTTGAGCGAAAGCGCCTGCCTGCAATTTCAAGGTAGTCCTCCTCCAAAAGCCTCTCATAGTCCAACATTTATCCACCTCCTACAATGTTTACTATCTCAACCCTATCTCCCTCCTTGAGCCTATACTCTGCGTATTTACTCTTTGGCACTATCTCTTCGTTTACCGCCACTGCAAGACCTACTGGTCTTATCTGGATTCCACTCCTCTCAAGAAGGTCAAGTATTGTGATACCATCTTCTACCTGCACTTCTTTGCCGTTAACCAAGAGCTTCATTAAGATTATTTTAAGGACTGCATAAGAAGTTGACAAGCCCTCCTCATATATTGACAAATCTCACATACAGTTTTATACTTATACCTTGATAAGCTATGCCTATAAAAATCTACGATAGGAGGTATGCCATGAAGGACGAGCACTTCTTCCCCAAAGGGGCAGTAGCCTTCTTTCTGTCCATGGTAGGCATCTACGCCCTGCTGTGGCTCAGCATCTATGCACTTCTCTTAATGAGAGGTGCAACACAGCCATAAGGAGGTTATGCCATGGACAGAGCAGAAAAGTTTGCTCTCAAAGTTACATTAGTATTGCTTGGCGTGTTTACCGGTCTTCTTGTTTACGCCGCCAAAGGTCTAAACATTGACGTGCCCACCTGCATCACAGATGTAGAGCCCTTCACAGAAGGTAGGTTAATCCAACATGCGGAAGACAGATACGAGCTTCATCTACTTGCTAAGATGTGGTATTTTGAGCCGGGGGAAATTGAAATACCAGCAGGGTCTGTAGTGGACATTTACCTTACCAGTGCGGATGTCATCCACGGTATAAAGATAGTAGGCACAAATGTGAACCTAATGGCTATTCCCGGTGCGGTTGCCTACGCAAGGTATAAGTTTGACAAACCGGGAGAATATCTCATAGTGTGCCACGAATACTGTGGTATAGGTCACCAAAACATGGCTGGAAAACTTATAGTAAAACCAACTACAACAGCAGGGAGGTAAACCATGAGAGTGCCTGGTAGCATAAAAACGGTTCTTTACATTGAAATTCTATTGCCTATGCTACTTTTGGTTTTTGGTGTGTATCACGGTCTTTTGCAAGTCCTTTACAGAGCTGGTTTTATAAAAGAGCTGTCTTTCCTAAAGATTGAATACTATCAAGGTCTAACACTTCATGCGGTTATAAACGCTATAGTGTTTACCACCGTTCTGATAGTTGCCTTTGGAAACCTTATGTTTCTCTACCACCTTAAGAAGCCACTTAGACCCGCTGTCCAGTGGACTGGTGCTATTTTGATGGTTGTGGGAACTCTTATGGCCGCTTGGGCTATGTTTACTGGCAAAGCGAACGTGCTTTATACCTTCTACCCACCTCTTTTGGCTCACTGGAGCTTTTATCTTGGTGCTGCACTGTTGGCGGTAGGTTCTCTTGTGCCCTTCTTCTTTGACTGGATACCCAACTACATCTCTTGGAAAAGGGAAAATCCCGATAAAAAGGTTCCTCTTGCGGTCTACGGCGTTTTTATAAACCACATACTCTGGCTTATAATGCTTGTTCCTCTGGTAATAGAAATCTTTTTCCAACTCTTACCACTTTCCTTGGGTCTTGTGAGTGAAATAAATCCCTCTTTGGCAAGAACCCTCTTCTGGGCTTTTGGTCACCCAGTGGTTTACTTCTGGCTATTGCCTGCATATGTGATGCTCTATACAGTCCTACCTAAGGTTGTTACAGGTGAGGGCAAACTTTACTCCGATGGTGCTGCAAGACTTGCCTTTATACTCTTCCTTATATTCTCCTTCCCTGTTGGTCTCCACCACCAGTATACAGAGCCAAGCATAACCGATAGCTATAAGCTCATACACGCCATCTTTACCTTTGGTGTTGCAGTGCCAAGCTTTATAACCGCCTTCACCGTTGCTTCTTCTTTGGAGTATTCCATAAAGTCCAAGTATCCTGAAGTAAGAGATTCTCTCTTCGCTTGGTGGAAAAAAATACCCTATGCAAGCACAGAAGGTGATAAATGGCTCGTGTCCTACTTCATGGCTGGGCTATTCTTGTTCCTCATAGGGGGAATAACAGGAATAGTCAATGCTTCTTACAATATGAACAACGTAGTCCATAACACTTCTTGGGTTCCTGCACACTTTCACACCACGGTTGGTGGTCTTGTGACTCTCGTTTTCTTGGGTATGGCTCTCTATTTCTTGGCTCAACTTAAGGGGACAGAGGTAAAAGCGAAAGGTCTTGCGGTAGCAGCTCCATGGCTATGGCTCGTGGGTATGGTTATATTCAACGTGGGCTATTCCATAGCAGGTCTTATGGGCTATCCAAGGAGAACACAAACGGGTGCAACAGGTTCTTACTTTGACCCCTCTTCTCCCTACTATATGCCAGACTGGCACTTTTATGCGGTGTTGGGAGCTATAGGTGGTGCAATTGCTACTCTTGGCTTTGTCCTATACCTTGTGTCCTTTGTCTCTACGCTTCTTGCACCTGCAAAAGAAGATGCGGAGCTTTATATCCCAAGTGCAGAGCCCTATCATGACGAAAAAATGCCATCTCTTCAAAAACTCACTCCATGGGTTGCTTTCAGCGTAATTCTCTTTGTGGTTTCCTATATCCCACCTCTTTACGACGTCACAAAGAGGGGTGTTTTCTTTGATTCCCCAGGCTACAATGACAAAAGCCCAATTCCCATCACAAAACCTCAATCCGCAAGGGATGAAAGAAAAGAAACCGCAGAGGCTAAGTGAGGGTCCGTCGTGAGTGGTGTTTTGAGAGGGCTTGTGGCCCTCCTTTTTCTTATAAATCTTTCCCTTTCTCAAGAGGCTTCAACGGGAATACCACCCAACGAGAGAAGAACTCTTGGAAAGGAGCTTCCTGATGTGCTTTTGGTAGACTCCTTAGGAAGAGAGTTTAACCTTCATACTCTAAAGGGGAAACCCATTATCTTAAGCCCCATATATACACACTGCAACTCCGCCTGCCCCATAATAACGGACTCTCTAAAGAAGGTAGTTCCAGCACTTGGAAAACCCGGTGAGGACTTTTGGGTTCTCTCCTTCACCTTTGACCCCTTAGATGGACAAGAAGACATAGTAGCCTTTCAGGAGAAATACGGTCTTGACGGTGAAGGCTGGAAGGTAGTTAGGGCAAAGACAAAAGAAGACCTTTTTAAACTTGTAGACGCCATAGACTTTAGGTTCATGTCTATTCCTGAAACGAGAGACTTTGTCCACCCTAACCTTGTAGTGTTTATATCTCCAGATATGAAGGTCAAAAAGTATGTCTACGGTGTGGTCTTTGATGAAAAGGAGATGGCTAAGGCTCTACAGTATTCCTTAGGTGCCAGAGACCTCTTGGAAGATTTTAGAAGTTTTCTCTTCTTTTTTGGTCTTTTAGGTTTGTCCCTTAGCGGGCTATACCTTGTGATATCCAGTGCAAGACTACTTCAGAAAAGAGAAGAAAGCAGGAATCTTCAAAGGTAATAAGATAGAGCTTGTTCAACTATCCCTTTTACCTCCTCTCTAATACCTCCTTCTCTTGGCATATCTAAAAGCAATTCATACATGTAGCTCCTGTCTACCTCATCGTCAAACTCTTCAAAGTCCACAGAAAGCAAAAGCTCCCTCGCCTTTTGGTTTAGGTTTTTAGGTATGTCCCTCTCTGACATTCTACACCACAAAAGAGACCAAGCTCTTGCGAGTGCAATAGGATGGTAGCCTCCACCTCCGAGATATATGCCCTCTCCAAGCACATCTCTTATTAGGTCAAAAGCCTTAAGAAAGCCCCAGTTGGAGAGCTCAAACTTGGAAAGGTAATCCTCGCTCAAAACATCTGTTCCCAGCTGGAGAAGGTATACCTCTGGTTTAAAAATCTCTAAAACCTTTGTCAACACCTTCTCAAGGACAAAGAGAAACTCCTTGTCGTTGACTCCCTTAGGAAGTGGAAGGTTAAGGTTATAGCCCTTACCTTTTCCAGAGCCTCTCTCATGGATAAAGCCTTTTTTGAAGGGAAAGGCATACTCAGGAGACTGGTGGATGGAGAGGACAAACACCCTGTCATCTTCGTAGAAGAAGTCTTGCACTCCGTCGCAGTGGTGTGCATCAAGGTCTACGTATAGGATTCTCTTATAACCCTTCGAAAGGAGATACTGGAGGGCTACGCCAGGGTCGTTTATAAAACAAAAGCCGTTTGCTCTTGAGGGATAAGCGTGGTGCATACCACCTGCAGGATTAAAGGTGGTAAAACCCTCAAGAAACAGCTCCACCGCCTGTACAGAAGAACCAGTGGCAAGCAAAGAACCTCTCCACATGGCTGGAGAGACAGGGTTTTCGTAAGTGCCTATGTTAAACCTTTCCCTATATTCCCTCTTTACACACTGACATTGGTCGCATTCTTCAAGGGCTTTGAGATATTCTTCCTCGTGGAAAAGTCTTAGTTCCTCCCACTGGGCTGGTCTGCTTTCTACAAGCTCCGCCTCTGTGAGAAGACCCATAGCCTTTAAAAGTTCAAGCAGGAGAGAAACTCTGGGTATTCTAAGAGGATGGTTCTTGGTGTATCTTAGGTTTCTGTATGCGTAGCTACCTATCAGCCTTGAACTCTTCCGCATAACCCTTTACCAGTTTATGCACCTCTCTGTAGTTTATGTCTCCTGCAAGCACGTAGCTCTTCCCTCCATAGTTAAACTTCTTTGATACTGTAATACAAAAATCATCCGTTGCCTGTGAGATGTATATGTTGGAAATGTAGACGTCTTCGTGGCTTGCCTTCTTGAAATACTCCTTTTCTGACCTATCCGCACCCTTTTTCCCAGTTTTTACTGTATAAGTGAGCTTTGGGTTTACCACGTTGTTGGAAACCTGCAAACCATTCTCTCCTATTATGTAGAAAAGTTCAAAGTAAGGATACTTCTTAAAGAAGTCATACAAAGTAAACTCCCATAGGTCTCTGTCTGTCCTTTTTATGCTTTCCACTATGCTTTCAAAATCTTGTTTTATTCTGTTTCTTATGTGATGTATAAGCTCTCTCCTTTCATACTCGCACAAAACCACCGAAGGTTTTTCTTCGTGAAATATAAAGCAAGAGGCATCGTGAACATCTTCCATTCTTTTCTTTAACTCCGAGCTTATTCTGAAAAATTCCTCAAAGTTTTTCAATTTTTTCATGGGTATACAGTATCCAAATAGGTAAACTGGGCTCGCCTCCGAATAAAGCAAAGAAAACTCCCTCTGAAACTCTCTGTATAGGTTCATGATATCTTCCTCTTTTAGCTTTATCTTAGAAAGGGCATAGACTTCATTCTCTTCGTAAGATAGGCTTACATCTCCCTGTATGCTGGTCTTTACCGCTTCATACAGAACTCTCTGAAGGCTTTCCGCCTTTGAAGAGCCATACTCTTCCACAAACTTCTTTAGACCTCTTATGTAAAAGCAGTAAAAGTAGTATTCATGACCGAAGAGAGACCTTAGCTTCTGAAACATGGGAATGGTAGCCTCTTTGAAAAGGCTTGCATAATAGAGAACCACGTGGTAGAAGAGGACACCCATGTATGAACCTTTTTTGTCTACAAGTAAAATAGGCAATTTACAGGATTTAAAAAAGTCTAAAAGAGAGGTAAGATGCTCTGGCTTTAGTGTTGCTTCCCTTAACTTCATAAGAGGCAGGGCAATATCTCCCACGGTCAAATGCTCTCTGTGCTGAGCTTTAACGAGGTCAAGTTTGTTGACTATGCCTATGGGTTTGTTGTTCATTACCACTACCAAAAAGTCATATATG
The window above is part of the Aquificaceae bacterium genome. Proteins encoded here:
- the hemG gene encoding protoporphyrinogen oxidase, with translation MIDVAVVGAGISGLSVAFHLKSKGFSVHVFEKEELPGGNIQTVRKNGYILELGPQTVLADAKVEEFLRKAGISPQYAEESSKIRYVYKKGKLIPLPMSPVSFFKSPLLSFGAKLRVLREPFVPPSVKTEESIGEFVRRRLGKEFLDYIVAPFVSGVYAGDPERLSVKYAVRRVYELEQKFGSLIKGAIKLKALGPGGRLISFEGGNHTLIDRLSSELKVDTENVVLKIRRKDNYFVLDAKKGKYEAKAVVVSAPATSAGYLLRDISWSASEEFDNIYYAPVIVLHVSVRSGSIPPGFGFLVPRVEGKRILGVLFSSQIFKGRSPEGKELLTIYMGGATDPEIIDYEDQEILDIALRELKEILGVEHVEFLNITRWKKAIPQYTLGYGKYLELAKTLEKENPGLFLTGNYLHGVSVADCIRSSDEVAKKVEEYLTGSKNSS
- a CDS encoding thiazole synthase gives rise to the protein MLDYERLLEEDYLEIAGRRFRSRLIIGSGKFKSFQENKEVLEASGAEIITVAVRRVNITDRSKENLLDYIDPQKYQILPNTAGCYTAEEAIKTAMLAREATGINWIKLEVIGDQKTLLPDMEETLKAAKFLVKEGFVVLPYIFDDPVYAKKFEDVGCAAVMPLAAPIGSGLGLQNPYNLIFIKEAVSVPVIVDAGIGSAADIPPVMELGVDAILTNTALAEAKDPIKMAVAMKYAVIAGRLSYLAGRMPKRTYAVPSSPLKGVPYKT
- the thiS gene encoding sulfur carrier protein ThiS translates to MKLLVNGKEVQVEDGITILDLLERSGIQIRPVGLAVAVNEEIVPKSKYAEYRLKEGDRVEIVNIVGGG
- a CDS encoding cytochrome c oxidase subunit II; the protein is MDRAEKFALKVTLVLLGVFTGLLVYAAKGLNIDVPTCITDVEPFTEGRLIQHAEDRYELHLLAKMWYFEPGEIEIPAGSVVDIYLTSADVIHGIKIVGTNVNLMAIPGAVAYARYKFDKPGEYLIVCHEYCGIGHQNMAGKLIVKPTTTAGR
- a CDS encoding cbb3-type cytochrome c oxidase subunit I — protein: MRVPGSIKTVLYIEILLPMLLLVFGVYHGLLQVLYRAGFIKELSFLKIEYYQGLTLHAVINAIVFTTVLIVAFGNLMFLYHLKKPLRPAVQWTGAILMVVGTLMAAWAMFTGKANVLYTFYPPLLAHWSFYLGAALLAVGSLVPFFFDWIPNYISWKRENPDKKVPLAVYGVFINHILWLIMLVPLVIEIFFQLLPLSLGLVSEINPSLARTLFWAFGHPVVYFWLLPAYVMLYTVLPKVVTGEGKLYSDGAARLAFILFLIFSFPVGLHHQYTEPSITDSYKLIHAIFTFGVAVPSFITAFTVASSLEYSIKSKYPEVRDSLFAWWKKIPYASTEGDKWLVSYFMAGLFLFLIGGITGIVNASYNMNNVVHNTSWVPAHFHTTVGGLVTLVFLGMALYFLAQLKGTEVKAKGLAVAAPWLWLVGMVIFNVGYSIAGLMGYPRRTQTGATGSYFDPSSPYYMPDWHFYAVLGAIGGAIATLGFVLYLVSFVSTLLAPAKEDAELYIPSAEPYHDEKMPSLQKLTPWVAFSVILFVVSYIPPLYDVTKRGVFFDSPGYNDKSPIPITKPQSARDERKETAEAK
- a CDS encoding SCO family protein, translating into MSGVLRGLVALLFLINLSLSQEASTGIPPNERRTLGKELPDVLLVDSLGREFNLHTLKGKPIILSPIYTHCNSACPIITDSLKKVVPALGKPGEDFWVLSFTFDPLDGQEDIVAFQEKYGLDGEGWKVVRAKTKEDLFKLVDAIDFRFMSIPETRDFVHPNLVVFISPDMKVKKYVYGVVFDEKEMAKALQYSLGARDLLEDFRSFLFFFGLLGLSLSGLYLVISSARLLQKREESRNLQR
- a CDS encoding acetoin utilization protein AcuC; this translates as MRKSSRLIGSYAYRNLRYTKNHPLRIPRVSLLLELLKAMGLLTEAELVESRPAQWEELRLFHEEEYLKALEECDQCQCVKREYRERFNIGTYENPVSPAMWRGSLLATGSSVQAVELFLEGFTTFNPAGGMHHAYPSRANGFCFINDPGVALQYLLSKGYKRILYVDLDAHHCDGVQDFFYEDDRVFVLSIHQSPEYAFPFKKGFIHERGSGKGKGYNLNLPLPKGVNDKEFLFVLEKVLTKVLEIFKPEVYLLQLGTDVLSEDYLSKFELSNWGFLKAFDLIRDVLGEGIYLGGGGYHPIALARAWSLLWCRMSERDIPKNLNQKARELLLSVDFEEFDDEVDRSYMYELLLDMPREGGIREEVKGIVEQALSYYL
- a CDS encoding CBS domain-containing protein; this encodes MKEIKLSQLATGIPKIEYNLGIREALKAFEEHGIYDFLVVVMNNKPIGIVNKLDLVKAQHREHLTVGDIALPLMKLREATLKPEHLTSLLDFFKSCKLPILLVDKKGSYMGVLFYHVVLYYASLFKEATIPMFQKLRSLFGHEYYFYCFYIRGLKKFVEEYGSSKAESLQRVLYEAVKTSIQGDVSLSYEENEVYALSKIKLKEEDIMNLYREFQREFSLLYSEASPVYLFGYCIPMKKLKNFEEFFRISSELKKRMEDVHDASCFIFHEEKPSVVLCEYERRELIHHIRNRIKQDFESIVESIKRTDRDLWEFTLYDFFKKYPYFELFYIIGENGLQVSNNVVNPKLTYTVKTGKKGADRSEKEYFKKASHEDVYISNIYISQATDDFCITVSKKFNYGGKSYVLAGDINYREVHKLVKGYAEEFKADR